The following proteins come from a genomic window of Lasioglossum baleicum unplaced genomic scaffold, iyLasBale1 scaffold1392, whole genome shotgun sequence:
- the LOC143220656 gene encoding uncharacterized protein LOC143220656 has protein sequence MSEREREREREKERQKKRKKARSKETKTQKEETKHRRRHREKTSKNKDRKTEKERSKETKSKKERKRE, from the exons AtgagtgagagggagagagagagagagagagagaaggaaagacagaaaaagagaaagaaagcgaGAAGTAAAGAGACGAAGACACAGAAAGAAGAGACA AAGCATAGACGAAGACACAGAGAAAAAACTAGCAAAAATAAAGATAGAAAgacagaaaaagagagaagtAAAGAGACAAAgtcaaagaaagagagaaagagagaga